The proteins below come from a single Odontesthes bonariensis isolate fOdoBon6 chromosome 18, fOdoBon6.hap1, whole genome shotgun sequence genomic window:
- the srfbp1 gene encoding serum response factor-binding protein 1, whose protein sequence is MMMNSEEELMPSVEEEEKEEAETEEEEEEDDDEEEDDEEGGEKSCDSDEEEEEEGEGDVKKEVEATLQATGEKISLPVDATEKKQQANVLNLNNEVVKMRKEVKRVRALIIRKQTRQIAALKKKKGNETEVERNQRRAARLLEEVHSMKNLSPDLVTKTALQKNLNFDQVCRNPKSIISDRAVARIATHPQFSKKIESIKAAVKAFKEERMKSGKQEGKPTAQMHTEKATLPSQDRRGKRENEKKEEDEAVELQEIADTEEGVDVLKDTEDAAGAEKETEKDAHPAGVADIHRNEVPDSAGVRPTSVKNSDEKVIVKTKPQSKAAEKKTKPPPAPVALQKIADVDESDVESSDNEEKEYFDDSTEERFHKQSSQSEESDDDDFFVGKVSKFKKKKKKQQGIEGERKDTGQEVKKDSTDGVKSSDKLQRELDELESRLKSKATALQSVFCSSLTKAGGGRGRGRGRGDGKFMGQGKPKSLNRDFSKQSKFQNQERRASNSGSEYSKPCPEGRRPESDGKVSASAGRGRGRGRGDVRRQRDLRGGGVFSHPTPQPALHPSWEASKKRKEQQGQILAFQGKKIKFDDDD, encoded by the exons ATGATGAATAGCGAGGAAGAACTGATGCCATCTGTTGAggaagaagagaaggaggaggcagagacagaagaagaagaagaggaggacgacgacgaagaagaagatgacgaagagggaggagagaaaagCTGTGAcagtgatgaggaggaggaggaggagggtgaagGTGACGTAAAAAAGGAAGTAGAAGCAACGCTGCAAGCCACAGGTGAAAAGATCTCATTACCTGTTGACGCCACAGAGAAAAAGCAGCAGGCTAACGTCCTGAATCTCAACAACGAGGTGGTGAAGATGAGGAAGGAGGTGAAGAGGGTGAGGGCTTTGATCATCCGGAAACAGACGCGTCAGATTGCTGCGCTGAAAAAGAAGAAGGGGAACGAGACAGAAGTTGAGAGGAATCAGAGGAGAGCTGCGAGACTGCTGGAGGAGGTCCATAGCATGAAGAACCTCTCACCAGACCTG GTGACCAAGACAGCCTTGCAGAAGAATCTCAACTTCGACCAAGTGTGCAGAAACCCAAAGTCTATTATATCCGACCGGGCTGTTGCGCGCATTGCCACCCACCCTCAGTTCAGTAAGAAGATCGAGAGCATCAAAGCTGCCGTGAAAGCCTTCAAAGAGGAGCGCATGAAGAGTGGAAAGCAGGAGGGAAAGCCAACGGCTCAAATGCACACTGAAAAGGCCACTCTGCCTTCTCAGGACAGGAGGGGGAAAAGGGAGAACGAGAAAAAAGAGGAGGACGAAGCTGTGGAGTTACAAGAGATCGCAGACACAGAGGAAGGAGTAGACGTCCTTAAAGACACTGAAGATGCAGCCGGAGctgagaaggaaacagagaaagaTGCTCACCCAGCCGGTGTTGCTGATATTCACAGAAACGAAGTGCCGGACTCTGCGGGTGTAAGACCAACTTCAGTAAAAAATAGTGATGAGAAGGTCATTGTGAAAACTAAACCTCAGAGTAAAGctgcagaaaagaaaacaaagccccCCCCTGCCCCCGTGGCACTCCAGAAAATAGCCGATGTGGATGAGAGCGATGTCGAGTCATCCGATAACGAAGAGAAAGAGTACTTTGATGACAGCACGGAGGAACGTTTCCACAAGCAGTCCTCCCAGTCAGAGGAGAGCGATGACGACGACTTCTTTGTAGGGAAAGTGAGCAAattcaagaagaagaagaaaaaacagcaagGCATAGAAGGAGAAAGGAAGGATACGGGACAGGAAGTGAAAAAGGACTCGACAGACGGTGTGAAATCTTCTGACAAACTCCAGAGAGAACTTGACGAGCTCGAGTCCAGGTTGAAGTCTAAAGCGACCGCGCTTCAGTCTGTTTTCTGTTCGTCCCTGACGAAGGCTGgaggaggcagaggcagaggcagaggtagAGGAGATGGTAAATTTATGGGCCAAGGAAAACCGAAAAGCCTAAACAGAGATTTTAGTAAACAGTCCAAGTTCCAGAACCAAGAGAGGAGAGCTTCAAATTCAGGGTCCGAGTACAGCAAGCCATGCCCCGAAGGCAGACGCCCCGAGTCCGACGGGAAGGTCTCTGCATCTGCCGGGAGAGGGAGGGGGCGAGGCAGGGGTGACGTTCGAAGGCAGAGGGATCTCAGGGGTGGAGGCGTCTTCTCTCATCCGACGCCACAGCCCGCACTCCACCCATCCTGGGAGGCCAGCAAGAAACGGAAGGAGCAACAAGGACAAATCCTGGCCTTCCAAGGGAAGAAAATTAAATTTGATGATGATGACTGA
- the e2f3 gene encoding transcription factor E2F3, which yields MSEASQSQGGAKSHRLRLERSRCDTSLGLLTKKFKEMLRSTADGVLDLNTVCQELSVSKRRVYDVTNVLEGINLITKKSKNYVQWRGGQLKGEADCELTVLLDKERRLDELIQSCTQQISKLCVDRHYWRYAYLTYEDISRISSLKDQTVMVIKAPAETKLQVPHPEESLQIHLSSNQGPIEVFLCSDKPVPVEPADAAAASSASGSRLNPTTGENDVLRSLPFLSLIQMSSKESANSSYGINSLSNSESKLTQHPSVVPSSVQPASEERHSVASPPRAASLCGEEYLMSLANNEGISDLFTTDSDQSPMDVALN from the exons ATGTCCGAAGCCAGTCAGAGCCAAGGAGGAGCAAAGT CACACAGGTTACGTTTGGAGAGGTCCCGCTGTGACACTTCGCTGGGACTCCTGACAAAGAAGTTTAAGGAGATGCTGAGATCCACAGCTGACGGGGTTTTGGACCTGAACACCGTCTGCCAGGAGCTCAGCGTGTCCAAGAGACGAGTCTATGATGTCACTAACGTCTTGGAAGGGATCAACCTTATCACAAAGAAGTCGAAAAACTACGTGCAGTGGCG GGGCGGGCAGTTGAAGGGTGAAGCGGATTGCGAGCTGACGGTTCTGCTGGACAAGGAGAGGAGGCTTGACGAGCTGATTCAAAGCTGTACACAGCAGATAAGCAAGCTGTGCGTGGACCGTCACTACTGGAG ATACGCCTACTTGACATACGAGGACATAAGCAGGATTTCGAGTTTGAAAGATCAGACTGTGATGGTGATCAAAGCGCCTGCGGAGACCAAACTTCAGGTGCCGCATCCAGAGGAG AGCCTCCAGATCCACCTAAGCAGCAACCAGGGGCCCATTGAGGTCTTCCTCTGCTCTGATAAACCCGTTCCTGTGGAACCTGCAGACGCCGCGGCAGCCAGCAGTGCCAGCGGCAGCCGCTTGAACCCAACCACCGGAGAGAATGACGTCCTCCGCTCTCTGCCTTTCTTGTCCCTCATTCAGATGTCTTCTAAAG AAAGTGCTAACAGTAGTTATGGAATCAATAGTTTGTCAAACTCGGAGTCCAAGCTGACACAACACCCATCAGTGGTGCCCAGCTCCGTCCAACCTGCCTCTGAGGAGCGACACAGTGTTGCCAGCCCGCCTCGGGCCGCCTCTCTCTGTGGGGAGGAGTACCTCATGAGCCTGGCCAACAATGAGGGCATCTCCGACCTCTTCACTACCGACTCGGACCAGTCGCCCATGGATGTGGCGCTTAACTGA